In the Nitrosarchaeum sp. genome, one interval contains:
- a CDS encoding tetratricopeptide repeat protein: protein MKKLFQKKSKDKADDEEKEHGNETSLVDPDYNRRKLFKKGINLMADEKLEEAADIFEQALRIEPDNIETLMKLGYARFHLEDYNDALKIYDKILDIDVTNPEAWNLKALVHYEQKNYAKALDAIEKAVESDPTYAMAWYNKACFLSLVNQVPESLEALKRSIEIDVKNARKSIRDKDFANVRIEEGFKRIVEVVVLESIRQGYHTIGSIVWTTFLDKVDAEDALRKLLEKGLIVQNEKRDGLSKIPIYDLSTEVAERMGKEKKGLFGITKKQLPKPVKNLKEISQAIQSVREAIEEEDIEKTMELFEVFIDPTKSGEQMIEQFFEEHREIRLWKIRLKDRGVDYLIENKTKMLNLFDNVEVTITKKLRNEIT, encoded by the coding sequence GTGAAGAAACTATTTCAAAAAAAGTCAAAGGACAAAGCAGATGATGAAGAAAAAGAACACGGAAATGAGACTAGCTTAGTAGATCCAGACTATAATCGTAGAAAATTATTCAAAAAAGGCATAAACCTCATGGCAGATGAAAAGCTTGAGGAGGCAGCAGATATTTTTGAGCAAGCGTTACGAATAGAGCCAGACAACATTGAAACATTGATGAAATTAGGGTATGCAAGATTTCATTTAGAAGATTATAATGACGCACTAAAGATTTATGATAAAATTTTAGATATTGATGTCACCAATCCAGAAGCCTGGAATTTAAAGGCCTTAGTTCATTATGAGCAAAAAAATTATGCTAAAGCACTTGATGCAATTGAAAAAGCAGTAGAGTCAGATCCAACATATGCAATGGCATGGTATAACAAAGCATGTTTTCTATCACTAGTAAATCAAGTACCAGAATCATTGGAAGCATTAAAGCGCTCAATTGAGATTGATGTGAAAAATGCAAGAAAATCAATTAGAGATAAAGATTTTGCAAATGTCAGAATTGAAGAAGGATTTAAGAGAATTGTAGAAGTCGTGGTTTTAGAATCTATACGACAAGGATATCATACAATCGGTTCTATTGTATGGACAACGTTTCTAGATAAAGTAGATGCAGAAGACGCATTAAGAAAATTACTGGAGAAAGGATTAATCGTTCAAAATGAAAAACGAGACGGTCTAAGTAAAATTCCAATATATGATCTTTCAACTGAAGTTGCAGAAAGAATGGGAAAAGAAAAGAAAGGATTATTTGGAATTACGAAAAAGCAATTACCAAAACCTGTTAAGAATCTAAAAGAAATTAGTCAAGCAATACAATCAGTCAGAGAAGCTATAGAAGAAGAAGACATTGAAAAGACAATGGAACTTTTTGAAGTGTTTATCGACCCAACAAAATCAGGAGAGCAAATGATTGAGCAATTCTTTGAAGAACACAGAGAAATAAGATTATGGAAAATTAGATTAAAAGACAGAGGTGTAGACTATCTAATTGAAAATAAAACAAAGATGCTAAATCTTTTTGATAATGTAGAAGTGACAATTACCAAAAAACTCAGAAATGAAATAACCTAG
- a CDS encoding DUF6775 family putative metallopeptidase — protein MKISKIFLYDEPSVSQIQLDRLSVFLNKTFAIPVETRDSILKFSKKDTAEKIAACRIFNLRKPYEKHNPNADEIIFEEANFENTSKTENIVMYDGFEIQKVLTELIPEKERNLEVFHIFFTNKLTCTYDYNDYRYHGRALIGASPSIISTTGIIEAPAKPREYYLELMSNYAQGINVESIKQKYKGTYLEYNDTRLSQIIEGYLLQAIFYFETGDAFCNKKECRLFNAHWQKDLMYSQLENGKLCEKHLLILNKINEHNNK, from the coding sequence TTGAAGATTTCAAAGATATTTTTGTATGATGAACCTTCAGTGTCTCAAATTCAACTTGATAGATTATCTGTTTTTCTAAACAAAACATTTGCAATTCCAGTTGAAACAAGAGACAGTATCCTAAAATTCTCAAAAAAAGACACAGCTGAAAAAATTGCAGCATGTAGAATTTTTAATCTCAGAAAACCATATGAAAAGCATAATCCAAATGCAGATGAAATTATTTTTGAGGAAGCGAATTTTGAAAACACGTCAAAAACAGAAAACATTGTTATGTATGATGGATTTGAAATACAAAAAGTACTAACAGAATTAATTCCAGAGAAAGAAAGAAATTTAGAAGTATTTCATATATTTTTCACAAATAAATTAACTTGTACCTATGATTATAATGATTATAGATATCATGGTAGAGCATTAATTGGCGCAAGCCCTTCAATAATTTCAACCACAGGAATAATTGAAGCTCCTGCAAAACCAAGAGAATACTATTTAGAATTAATGTCAAATTATGCTCAAGGAATAAACGTAGAATCAATAAAACAAAAATACAAAGGAACGTATTTAGAATATAACGATACTCGTTTATCTCAAATCATAGAAGGATATCTTTTACAGGCCATATTTTATTTTGAAACAGGAGATGCATTTTGCAATAAAAAAGAATGTCGACTTTTTAATGCACATTGGCAAAAAGATTTAATGTATTCACAATTAGAAAATGGAAAATTATGTGAAAAACATCTATTAATATTAAATAAAATAAATGAGCACAATAACAAATAA
- a CDS encoding collagen-like protein yields the protein MEFTQTIMSSRLEVHGQAPFKQSGIYEVQIFVADSKPSVDKIRTKQFSSLWKGNFHLRVKDGMFTETLGSDTNPIPSSVSDLDTIWIIVVDLFSSLHSVFDVSLGSGESKSESKPEPKREIKSEIESLKSQRTVKSTSDSMYGAPGPQGNKGPTGPTGSPGDKGPTGPTGPPGPMGDKGPTGPQGFPGDKGPQGDKGPMGDKGPPGEKGITGDKGDKGDKGIFGPPGDKGDKGSTGPMGDKGPEGIRGPIGPTGDKGLTGPTGDKGPLGLRGIPGDKGDKGPQGDKGERGLTGPTGPIGEKGPTGQSGVQGEKGIQGLPGPIGEKGPTGPIGDKGPIGMQGPTGDKGLTGPTGPLGDKGPIGPPGLIGEKGPRGPEGPVGEKGPQGPQGPAGAKGLTGVPGPQGEKGEKGPVGLQGDKGLTGPTGPVGEKGPQGPQGPQGERGTSGPSGEEGPQGPQGIQGPQGERGQTGPLGPQGERGPIGEQGPVGPAGPRGPPGPPGEKGPAGGMSIEQKALFKELLEILTSKNIISTEDQIKLMSYLY from the coding sequence TTGGAATTTACACAAACGATTATGTCTTCAAGGTTGGAAGTTCATGGTCAAGCCCCATTCAAACAATCTGGTATCTATGAGGTGCAGATCTTTGTTGCTGACTCTAAACCATCTGTTGACAAAATTAGGACTAAACAATTTTCTTCACTCTGGAAAGGAAATTTCCATCTTAGAGTAAAGGATGGAATGTTTACTGAGACTCTCGGTTCTGATACAAATCCAATTCCTTCATCTGTTTCTGATCTTGATACTATTTGGATTATAGTAGTTGATCTATTTTCTTCATTACATTCTGTATTTGATGTGTCATTAGGTTCTGGAGAAAGTAAATCTGAAAGTAAACCAGAACCTAAACGTGAAATTAAATCTGAAATTGAATCCCTAAAATCGCAACGTACTGTCAAATCAACTTCTGATTCTATGTATGGTGCGCCTGGTCCACAAGGCAACAAAGGTCCAACTGGCCCAACAGGTTCACCTGGTGACAAAGGTCCAACTGGCCCAACAGGTCCACCTGGTCCAATGGGCGACAAAGGTCCAACTGGTCCTCAGGGATTTCCTGGTGACAAAGGTCCACAAGGTGACAAAGGTCCAATGGGCGACAAAGGTCCACCTGGAGAAAAAGGAATTACTGGCGATAAAGGTGATAAAGGTGATAAGGGAATTTTTGGTCCTCCTGGCGATAAAGGTGACAAAGGTTCAACAGGTCCAATGGGTGACAAAGGTCCTGAAGGAATAAGAGGCCCAATTGGTCCAACTGGTGACAAAGGATTAACAGGTCCAACTGGTGACAAAGGTCCACTTGGATTACGAGGAATTCCTGGCGATAAAGGTGACAAAGGTCCACAAGGTGACAAAGGTGAAAGAGGATTAACAGGTCCAACCGGACCAATTGGAGAAAAAGGTCCAACCGGACAATCTGGTGTTCAGGGAGAAAAAGGCATTCAGGGTCTTCCTGGGCCAATTGGAGAAAAAGGTCCCACAGGTCCTATTGGTGACAAAGGTCCAATTGGTATGCAAGGTCCAACTGGTGACAAAGGATTAACAGGTCCAACCGGACCACTTGGTGACAAAGGCCCAATCGGACCCCCTGGTTTAATTGGAGAAAAAGGTCCGCGAGGTCCTGAAGGTCCTGTAGGAGAAAAAGGCCCACAAGGCCCACAAGGTCCTGCAGGTGCAAAAGGTCTGACAGGTGTTCCAGGTCCACAAGGAGAAAAAGGAGAAAAAGGCCCAGTCGGTTTACAAGGCGATAAAGGATTAACAGGTCCAACTGGTCCTGTAGGAGAAAAAGGCCCACAAGGCCCACAAGGTCCACAAGGTGAAAGAGGAACATCTGGACCTTCTGGTGAAGAGGGTCCACAAGGCCCACAAGGTATTCAAGGTCCACAAGGTGAAAGAGGTCAAACTGGCCCATTAGGTCCGCAAGGAGAACGTGGTCCTATAGGTGAGCAAGGTCCAGTGGGTCCTGCAGGTCCTAGAGGTCCACCAGGTCCACCTGGGGAGAAAGGTCCTGCTGGTGGAATGTCTATAGAACAAAAGGCCCTATTCAAAGAACTTTTAGAAATACTAACTAGTAAAAATATCATTAGTACTGAGGACCAAATTAAATTAATGAGCTATCTTTACTAA
- the trxB gene encoding thioredoxin-disulfide reductase — MMAADSSATIQENKGDPPKMPDKKKTKFDIVIIGAGPSGYTAGIYSSRAGYDTLILSGILPGGQLVNTTEVENYPGFEKGIMGPDLMIEMRKQTQRMGTTIIDDEVVDVDFRHKPFKVLTASEEYEGRAVIIATGANPRKIGLDGEQTFAGKGVSYCATCDGPFFRNQELIVVGGGDSAIEEATFLTKFATTVHLVHRREELRASKIMQERAYNNNKIKFHWNQEVIDIKGDQKMRQAILKNIKTGEEKTLDVGGLFVAIGHEPNTKLFKKQIELDNEGYIILKNKTHTNIEGVFAAGDVHDRNYRQAITAAGYGCMAAIDVDKYLTEKS; from the coding sequence ATGATGGCTGCAGACTCTAGTGCAACAATACAAGAAAACAAAGGAGACCCACCTAAAATGCCAGATAAAAAGAAAACAAAATTTGACATAGTAATTATCGGTGCCGGGCCTTCAGGATACACAGCGGGGATTTACAGTTCAAGAGCAGGGTATGACACACTAATCTTATCTGGAATACTACCTGGCGGTCAACTAGTAAACACCACTGAAGTTGAAAATTATCCAGGATTCGAAAAGGGGATCATGGGTCCAGATTTAATGATTGAAATGAGAAAACAAACACAGAGAATGGGAACAACAATTATCGATGATGAAGTAGTTGATGTAGATTTTAGACATAAACCATTCAAGGTTCTAACAGCATCCGAGGAATACGAAGGAAGAGCAGTAATCATTGCAACTGGGGCAAATCCTAGAAAAATAGGATTAGATGGTGAACAAACATTTGCAGGAAAAGGAGTTTCGTATTGTGCCACATGTGATGGTCCATTTTTTAGAAATCAAGAGTTGATAGTAGTTGGAGGCGGGGATTCAGCAATTGAAGAAGCCACATTTCTCACTAAATTTGCTACAACAGTACATCTAGTTCACCGACGAGAGGAATTACGAGCAAGTAAAATAATGCAAGAGAGAGCATACAACAACAACAAAATAAAATTTCATTGGAATCAAGAGGTCATAGACATTAAAGGAGATCAAAAAATGCGTCAAGCAATATTAAAAAATATCAAAACGGGTGAAGAAAAAACACTTGATGTAGGAGGTCTTTTTGTTGCCATAGGACATGAACCAAATACCAAACTTTTCAAAAAACAAATTGAATTAGATAATGAAGGTTATATTATTTTGAAAAATAAAACTCATACAAATATTGAAGGAGTTTTTGCGGCTGGAGATGTACATGATAGAAATTACAGACAAGCAATCACAGCAGCAGGCTATGGATGCATGGCTGCAATAGATGTAGACAAGTATCTTACAGAAAAATCGTAA
- a CDS encoding sulfurtransferase, whose translation MNQEKTIKTTTNVDSLRSEIRDKSVRVIDVRREDDYKQSHIPTAVNLPLANLLSDDSPERVLKLINSMGIDDETPVVVYDDTFGALASRVAWTLEYLGHSEVSLLETTFSMWKSLGLENDNQVPSIQSKEHSLRLRPEILATSDYLEKSKDNSNVILIDNRERLNYLEQHIPGAINLPYRTLATQDKILRPKDDMKRLLENRRISGDSEIITYCGSVGTLSGLAYYALKSVGLPNVKLYVRSFKEWKGLEKPIVKQQDAHYWDLSAE comes from the coding sequence ATGAACCAAGAAAAAACAATCAAGACAACAACTAATGTCGATTCACTAAGATCTGAAATAAGGGATAAAAGTGTCAGGGTTATTGATGTACGAAGAGAAGATGATTACAAACAAAGTCATATCCCAACTGCCGTTAATCTTCCACTGGCAAATTTATTATCTGATGATAGTCCGGAACGTGTTTTAAAACTTATAAATTCAATGGGTATAGACGATGAAACACCCGTAGTTGTTTATGATGATACATTTGGTGCCCTTGCATCTAGAGTTGCTTGGACATTGGAATACTTGGGTCATTCTGAGGTATCTTTACTTGAAACGACTTTTAGTATGTGGAAATCTCTAGGTTTGGAAAATGATAATCAAGTACCAAGTATTCAAAGCAAAGAACACTCTCTTCGGTTACGACCTGAAATTTTAGCTACTTCTGATTATTTGGAAAAATCTAAGGATAACTCTAATGTGATTCTAATTGATAATAGGGAGAGGCTAAACTACCTTGAACAACACATTCCAGGAGCAATTAATCTCCCATATAGAACACTTGCAACTCAAGATAAAATTTTACGCCCTAAGGACGATATGAAACGGCTTTTAGAAAACCGTAGAATTTCAGGTGATTCTGAAATAATTACTTACTGTGGTAGCGTGGGAACTCTTTCTGGCTTGGCGTATTACGCATTAAAATCGGTGGGATTACCAAATGTAAAATTGTATGTACGCTCATTTAAAGAATGGAAAGGTCTTGAAAAACCCATAGTGAAACAACAAGATGCTCACTATTGGGATTTATCTGCAGAGTGA
- a CDS encoding PLP-dependent cysteine synthase family protein, with product MASVTSSDILNRVGNTPLVKLDSLSNQRIDYFAKLEGHNPFGSVKDRAAYWMIKDGEEKGKLTKGKSIIIEPTSGNTGIALTGIANLLGYKVEIVIPEKASNETKDIIRKLGAKVFETSDDLCPKVGAGTDQSIALATSIASSRPDTYYSPNQYANEANFMGHYVGTGPEIWKQTDGKITHFFTGVGTGGTITGIGAYLKEKNPNIKIIGCQPQQNHLIQGWRNFEESAKPDLFLKRENIVDDWVSVDNDEAFSVVKDVLRKDKLLISPSSAAVYACMKKYPIYGDACVVGIFADDGRKFKSVYSTQNIMTETEFDDALKEAKHMSELAY from the coding sequence ATGGCATCTGTCACTAGTTCTGATATTTTAAATCGAGTGGGCAACACTCCACTTGTAAAATTAGATTCACTTTCAAATCAAAGAATTGATTATTTTGCAAAACTTGAAGGACATAATCCATTTGGTTCTGTTAAAGATAGAGCTGCATATTGGATGATTAAAGACGGTGAAGAAAAAGGTAAACTTACAAAAGGAAAAAGTATCATTATTGAGCCAACATCTGGAAACACTGGGATAGCATTAACTGGTATTGCAAATTTACTTGGTTACAAAGTTGAAATTGTAATTCCTGAAAAAGCCAGTAATGAAACTAAGGATATAATTCGAAAGTTGGGTGCTAAAGTTTTTGAAACCAGTGATGATCTTTGTCCTAAAGTAGGAGCTGGAACTGATCAAAGTATAGCATTGGCAACCTCGATAGCATCATCCAGACCTGATACATATTATTCTCCAAATCAATATGCCAATGAGGCCAATTTTATGGGTCATTATGTTGGTACAGGCCCTGAAATTTGGAAACAAACCGATGGAAAAATCACTCATTTCTTTACTGGTGTTGGAACTGGTGGGACAATCACCGGAATTGGTGCATATCTTAAAGAAAAAAATCCAAATATCAAAATAATTGGTTGCCAACCCCAGCAGAACCATCTTATTCAGGGATGGCGAAATTTTGAAGAGTCAGCAAAACCCGATTTATTTTTAAAACGCGAAAACATAGTTGACGATTGGGTATCTGTTGACAATGACGAAGCTTTTTCAGTTGTAAAGGACGTACTTAGGAAAGATAAATTGTTAATCAGTCCTTCCTCCGCGGCTGTTTATGCATGTATGAAAAAATATCCTATATATGGAGATGCATGTGTAGTCGGAATATTTGCAGATGATGGAAGAAAATTCAAAAGTGTTTATTCTACACAAAACATAATGACTGAAACTGAATTTGATGATGCCCTTAAAGAAGCAAAACATATGTCAGAATTGGCATACTGA
- a CDS encoding nitrite/sulfite reductase produces the protein MTVTDLKQSYFDSSKPKINWARIEEAENFANTVKLFRQGKYDEDSFRRYRLQHGAYGTRMTNDYAMVRIKLPAGEIYPNQIEKISQLSEQFSIGSAHFSTRENIQLHWVILEDVSEILRGLAEVGLTSREACGNSVRNVMCSPLSGVCPDEEFDSTPYALATARFFLRNPMSQNLPRKFKFNFTCCEKHGMVRMVDVGLIPQTRDLDGSIQKGFKIFLGGGLGNRSFVGHQLEEFTPEEDLLYTSIAVLRIFDRLGDRKNMARNRMRYLVNDMGWDKFQNLVLKERAIVRATQSVVTNLEVVHTPSVIKRPIKISDESGSPNPDGYTRWLKTNTLKQKQSPYHSVFITLEAGDITSNQLSELATIIREFSSEGHARAGFVQNIALRYIHEDDLPRLYSKLLTVGLAKSGALTMAAPIGCSGTTSCNLALTNSHRLAKEIQRKFLELKLDQDDDLRDSSIKISGCPNSCGQHGIATIGFFGGGGRVGKEMFPNYQMSLGGRSDGETMLGVTCHRIPAKRVIPVILKIIELFKQNKKSDDTLKDWVHRIVNGKEDSEIKSVLDMRKALDPLTIPPTKEDDPDFYNDFGSDSSYHTKTGKGECAA, from the coding sequence TTGACAGTAACTGATCTAAAACAATCGTATTTTGACTCATCCAAACCTAAAATTAACTGGGCAAGAATTGAGGAAGCAGAAAACTTTGCAAATACTGTAAAATTATTCCGCCAAGGCAAATACGATGAAGACAGCTTTAGACGATATAGACTCCAACATGGTGCATATGGCACAAGAATGACTAATGATTATGCAATGGTCCGCATTAAATTACCTGCAGGCGAAATCTATCCTAATCAAATTGAAAAAATATCTCAACTAAGTGAACAATTTTCCATAGGTAGTGCTCATTTTTCTACAAGAGAAAATATCCAACTGCACTGGGTAATACTAGAAGATGTTTCCGAAATTTTACGCGGATTGGCAGAAGTTGGTCTTACATCTCGTGAAGCATGTGGTAATTCTGTAAGAAATGTAATGTGCAGTCCTTTATCTGGTGTTTGTCCCGACGAAGAATTTGATTCCACACCATACGCACTTGCAACTGCAAGATTCTTTTTGAGAAATCCAATGTCTCAAAATCTCCCAAGGAAATTTAAGTTCAATTTTACGTGTTGTGAAAAACATGGAATGGTACGAATGGTTGATGTTGGATTAATTCCACAAACTAGAGACTTGGACGGTTCTATCCAAAAAGGATTCAAAATCTTTCTTGGTGGTGGATTAGGTAACAGATCCTTTGTAGGTCATCAATTAGAAGAGTTTACTCCAGAAGAAGATCTTTTGTATACCTCGATTGCTGTTTTGAGAATTTTTGATAGACTAGGTGACAGGAAAAATATGGCACGAAATAGAATGCGTTATCTTGTAAATGACATGGGTTGGGATAAATTCCAAAATTTAGTTCTTAAAGAAAGAGCTATTGTGAGAGCAACTCAATCAGTTGTAACTAATCTTGAAGTAGTTCACACTCCATCTGTAATTAAAAGACCAATCAAAATATCTGACGAAAGCGGAAGTCCTAATCCTGACGGGTATACAAGGTGGTTAAAGACAAATACTCTCAAACAAAAACAATCTCCATATCACTCTGTATTCATTACTTTGGAAGCTGGTGATATCACATCTAACCAATTATCTGAACTTGCAACTATCATTCGAGAATTTTCATCGGAAGGGCACGCTAGAGCTGGTTTTGTTCAAAACATCGCTTTACGCTACATTCATGAAGATGATTTGCCAAGATTATATTCAAAATTGCTTACTGTAGGATTGGCAAAATCTGGTGCATTGACTATGGCAGCACCAATAGGATGCTCCGGTACAACTTCGTGTAATCTTGCGTTGACTAATTCTCATAGATTGGCAAAGGAGATTCAGAGAAAATTCCTTGAACTAAAATTAGATCAAGACGATGATTTGCGTGATTCATCAATTAAGATCAGCGGATGCCCAAACTCTTGTGGTCAACACGGAATTGCAACAATAGGTTTCTTTGGAGGTGGAGGTAGAGTTGGAAAAGAAATGTTCCCTAATTATCAGATGTCATTGGGTGGGCGTTCTGATGGAGAAACAATGCTTGGAGTGACATGCCATAGAATACCTGCTAAACGAGTCATTCCAGTAATTTTAAAAATTATTGAATTATTCAAACAAAACAAAAAATCTGATGATACTCTTAAAGACTGGGTTCATAGAATTGTAAATGGAAAAGAAGATTCTGAAATAAAATCTGTTTTAGATATGAGAAAAGCTTTGGACCCGTTAACAATTCCGCCTACTAAAGAAGATGATCCGGACTTTTACAATGACTTTGGAAGTGACTCCAGCTATCACACAAAAACAGGAAAAGGCGAATGTGCAGCATGA
- a CDS encoding sulfide-dependent adenosine diphosphate thiazole synthase, protein MQKATIAEKSTKIFTDVSEVEITRAIANEWHSVLIDRAQSDVIIIGAGPAGLTASRDLSNMGFKVLVIEQNNYLGGGYWLGGYMMNPVTVREPAQKIWDELGVPYKKVSEGLYLTPGPHAVSKLIAAACDAGVKFLNLTKFDDLVLKNGRVCGIVVNWMPVSALPRNITCVDPIALEAKMIIDASGHDSVAVKRLVDRGLVEWKGMNPMYVNEGEEHVVNKTGEVYPGLVAAGMSVTETHGLARMGPTYGSMLFSGRRAAEITAEKIKELER, encoded by the coding sequence GTGCAAAAAGCTACTATTGCAGAAAAATCAACAAAAATATTCACAGATGTTAGTGAGGTTGAGATTACTCGAGCAATTGCAAATGAATGGCACTCAGTTCTAATAGACAGGGCACAATCAGATGTAATAATTATTGGAGCAGGTCCTGCAGGATTAACTGCAAGTCGAGATCTTTCAAACATGGGTTTCAAAGTTTTAGTTATTGAACAAAACAATTACCTCGGAGGAGGTTATTGGTTAGGTGGATATATGATGAATCCGGTAACAGTTAGAGAGCCAGCTCAAAAAATTTGGGATGAATTAGGAGTTCCATACAAAAAAGTTTCAGAAGGATTATACTTAACACCAGGACCACATGCAGTTTCTAAATTAATTGCTGCTGCATGTGATGCTGGAGTAAAATTCCTCAATCTTACAAAATTTGATGATCTTGTTTTAAAGAATGGCAGAGTTTGCGGTATTGTTGTTAATTGGATGCCAGTATCAGCACTACCAAGAAACATCACTTGTGTTGATCCAATTGCACTTGAAGCAAAAATGATCATTGATGCATCAGGACATGATTCTGTTGCAGTAAAACGACTAGTCGATAGAGGATTGGTTGAATGGAAGGGAATGAATCCAATGTATGTAAACGAAGGAGAAGAACACGTAGTTAACAAAACTGGAGAAGTCTATCCAGGACTAGTAGCTGCTGGAATGTCGGTGACTGAAACACATGGATTAGCAAGAATGGGTCCAACATATGGGTCAATGCTGTTTTCAGGAAGAAGGGCTGCGGAGATCACAGCAGAAAAAATTAAAGAGTTAGAAAGATAA
- a CDS encoding sulfurtransferase TusA family protein, with product MSESTEKKLDATGLFCPEPVFRTKIEIERMQVGQVLTVSADDPAAEEDISRWVTRNGHELLDLKKDGNTITFQIKKVK from the coding sequence ATGTCTGAATCGACTGAAAAAAAATTGGATGCAACTGGATTGTTTTGTCCAGAACCTGTATTTAGAACCAAAATTGAAATTGAACGAATGCAAGTAGGACAAGTGTTAACTGTATCTGCAGATGACCCTGCAGCCGAAGAAGACATATCACGATGGGTGACAAGAAATGGTCATGAATTATTAGACTTGAAAAAAGATGGTAATACTATAACATTTCAAATTAAAAAGGTAAAATAA
- a CDS encoding peptidase: MTSKLFFIFTMMFFVFGMFSMAFAHSAKVVGDFKIETGWENEPPLVGMDNAIEIIVSLAEESDKLIYDMIFFNKIDDSTDKAIEKHLSGLADTIEVSISTGGSKTFLLLEENKENLGVYHAKFIPTNTGTHTIHLYGIIKNLEFEMTSQIEAVKISDSAQIPDWIRNNAKWWSDGAITDADFVKGIQFLAQHGIIKIEQTTESSVISQEIPQWIRNNAKWWSDGAITDADFVKGIQFLAQHGIIKVS, from the coding sequence ATGACTTCTAAATTATTTTTTATTTTTACTATGATGTTTTTTGTATTTGGAATGTTCTCTATGGCATTTGCTCATTCTGCAAAAGTTGTTGGGGATTTTAAAATAGAAACAGGTTGGGAGAACGAACCTCCTTTGGTGGGAATGGATAATGCAATAGAGATTATAGTGTCACTTGCAGAAGAGTCTGATAAACTGATCTACGATATGATTTTTTTTAATAAAATAGATGATTCTACAGACAAAGCAATTGAGAAACATCTTTCAGGACTTGCAGATACAATTGAAGTAAGCATATCTACGGGTGGATCAAAAACCTTTCTTTTACTAGAAGAGAATAAAGAAAATTTGGGTGTATATCATGCCAAATTCATACCTACCAATACCGGAACACACACAATCCATTTGTATGGAATTATAAAGAATCTAGAGTTTGAGATGACATCACAAATTGAGGCAGTAAAAATCTCTGATAGTGCACAAATTCCAGACTGGATTAGAAACAATGCAAAGTGGTGGTCAGATGGAGCAATAACTGATGCAGATTTTGTTAAAGGAATACAATTTCTAGCACAACATGGTATAATCAAAATAGAACAAACAACAGAATCATCTGTCATATCTCAAGAGATACCTCAATGGATTAGAAACAATGCAAAGTGGTGGTCAGATGGAGCAATAACTGATGCAGATTTTGTTAAAGGCATACAATTTCTAGCACAACATGGTATAATCAAAGTATCTTAA